agttatatggttggttaccgaatgttgttcggagtcctggatgagatcactgacgtcacaagggtttccgaaatggtcccgagacgaagattgatatataggatgacctcatttgattaccggaaggttttcggaattaccgggaatgtaccggcaatgacgaatgggttccgggtgttcaccgggggggtagaccaccccggggaagcccataggccttaggggtgctgcaccagcccttagtgggctggtgggcaagcccagagaggcccctgcgcagggagatagaaaatcaaaggagaaagaaaaaaaggggaagtgggaaggaagggaaggactccaccttccaatcctagttggactaggattggaggaggactcctcctccccccatcggccgaaccccttggggctccttgagccccaaggtaaggcccctcccctcccccctatatatacggaggttttagggctgatttgagacaacttttccacggcagcccgaccacatacctccacggtttttcctctagatcgcgtttctgcggagctcgggcggagccctgctgagattagatcaccaccaacctccggagcgtcgtactctgccggagaactcatctacctctccgtctctcttgctggatcaagaaggccgagatcatcgtcgagctatacgtgtgatgaacgcggaggtgtcgtccgttcggcactagatcggagcggatcgtgggacggttcgcggggcggatcgagggacgtgaggacgttacactacatcaaccgcgtttattaacgcttctgctgtgcgatctacaagggtacgtagatctgaaatccccctcatagatgaacatcaccatgataggttttcatgcgcgtaggaaaaattttgtttcccatgcgacgttccccaacagttcccaTGGCCAGGAATATATTTCCTGAGAACCCCATCGCTTGTGCCATATTGGCCACCCATCGGAGTGTACTTTAGTTCAACGTTATGTCTTCTTGATGCTATATGAGTGACTGTGTGCTATATAATTGTCTTGATTGCCCATGCATATGAGTGACCTTGCCCCGTGTTTTTGCAAGTATACGCTTTTCTTTCCCTaagcaaatctcgaggacgagatttattttttaaggggggtagtgttgtcacaccccaaaaatgtaaccacatttttataaattaaaatatTGCTTAGAATAAAATTGTTGAAAACTAAATTGTTTCATTACTCATTTTAAAGCCTTTTCCCCAAAAAAATCCTTTCTAGTAGCACTTTTGAAGATCATTAGGTGTTTGAGTATTTCTTGCAACCATTTTATTTCATTTTATTAATTTAAGGAGGATAATCGTTTTAATAAAACTTGCCAATTTAAATTCCTTTAAAGGGCTTTTTCATTCTTTTGAGAACCTCTCTTACACTACAACCCTGTCATAAAATTActtaaaaattccacaaaaatttgtAGATGTCATGTGATGTCCATGGATCACTTTCATGCAAAAACCCCACCATGTGTGTTTGGTAAAATTTgagtataacaacaccttttgcaTTCTGGTCCAGTTTGATGTTTTGAACTACAAACCTATTTGAAATTTCACCAATGCCCACGTCATTTTTACTGCTTGTAGTAGAGCATACCAAACCCTCAAGTCCAGGAGTTTAGCCCCATTGGACTATTCGAAATGCATGAAATAGCAGCATGCATTTTCTATCTAGAATTGGTTTTCTCCAAAAAATTGCATTAGCTAGTTTTCTTGTTTCCAAAACTAACCTTGCAATCATCTTGTACATCTAAAGAGACCTCATTGtggtaagtttggtggacatcAAGGTTCCCTAGGTGGCCTTGACATTATGTCAAACACCTGGTGGGCATGGCCAGTATTGGCATGGTTTAATATTTGCACAATGAATAGCCCCCTTGCCCAACCAGCATGTCTAGCAGGTTTGCACTGATCCTTAGCCTAACCCTGGTAAGATTGAGGAGCATTGGAGATGTTTAGCTATGCCAGGCATTTTGCCGAGCATCTGTCGTGCGTGCCCAGAGCGCGAGAACTGCAGTCAACGTGCAACCGAGCCGCTGCATCGGCCATAAGCCCCGTGACCGCCCATGTGCTCGCCCGCAGAGCAGCTTCGCGCCACGCCAAGCTCCGACGGGAAGTCGCCGCCCCTGTGCTGCACAGAAAAGCAGACATGGCAGCCCTGGCGGCTTGCAGTCGGTCGCACCTCGCCCCTGCAGTGGcccgtaacgcccaagatgccccCGTGCGCCAGCTCATCCCCTAGAATAGCTCTGAACCGTGCCAGGTAAGCTTTGTTCCCGTGCCGCGCCTGAGCGCAAGCCGCCATCGCCGTCCACTATGGTCTATGTTGTGCAGGCCACATGGCGCTTCCCCCATGACCTCCTGCCACCGTGCTGACACCCCCAGTGTTTCCCCCTTGCTGGCAACCCCGCCTGCTAGCTGTGGATCACTGTTGTCTCCAGGAGTTGTCGCCGGCGAGCTTATCCTCGGGCAGCCGCGGAACCGCCTTTGCCGGGCTATAAAATGAGTCCCCCGAGCCCCGTGAGCAACCCAAAACCATCCCTGGAACCGCAACAACCTTTCCCTCACTCTAATTTGGCCAGAGCCAGCCGTGCTGCTCCCCTCCGGCCGCATCACCGCTGTCGTGCTTAGCCCCGGTAGGTTCCCCCGCGGCCCTAGAACCAATTCCCGTGCCTATTTTCCTTGGTGACGAGCCATGGGAAGAGCCATATTCACCGGAGTTCTATGCCCGCTATGGCCGGAGGCGTGCTCACCCCCGAGTCCTCCGACGATCCGCTTGCACTCCATAGGATGAGGCACTTCCCCCTGAGCACGCCGGTGCTGAGCACCGAGGATTATGCCCCTAGCGCCCAATTCTTCCTCTATTTTTAGTGATACTTATTTTGTATTAAAAACGTAGGTCAGCCTGCTTCTGCTGGGATAGAAGGTGATGCCCTCAGCGGCGGAGCCAGGATTTGAACATGAGGAGCGCCAAACCTATTGTTGACGTAAAAGATGAAATATCATGTTATATTAAGTCCCATGATAGCATGGATGATAAGGTAACATTTATGGTTCAAACTAAAAGAATGATACTTCTCAGCAAAATGATGGAtcttcaagttaaagaaaatagtTTGAATAAATATTTACCCCATTAATTGTTTCCCGTCATATTTTATAAGAAAATATACTCCCATCGTTCCAAAGTAACTCCAGGTTTAGGTTTATCCTAAGTTAATcaaacttcttcaagtttgtagaAAATATATACCAATATCTAAAACACCAGATTATATTTTTAGAATCTTTAGAAAATTTTCACGATATGCATATTTAATTTTGTAGATCTTAGCACATACAGTAgcattttttgtaaatatgttcaaaTTTAACTTACGACAAAGGTAGAACTATAATTATTTTAGAACGATgggaataataataaaagtaagtaatAGTTATAAGCTAGTAGTGTGTAGTGTATCTGAGTCTGTGCATGTGTCCTACTCACCCTGCATCTATCCATATCTAATCTGCCTGTGTCTAGCCGTCCCGGTGCGTCGACCGACGAAGTGTAAATAGATGaacggtgttgttgttgtggcaaGTAGCggccaacaacaatgacaactcccTAGCCCCTGGCAGGACACGCTTGATGGCAAAGCGTGCCTCCACTCCCTCCATAATGCATAAAAATAATGCTTTACACATGCAAAAACGACGACCAAAAAATGTATCATCCGGGAAAGTTTGGTCtggatcaaagtaatctttctgaAGTAGCTTTGCTCCGGATAGCCAATCTTGATTGATGACTCTTCTCCCTTTTATCAAGCCCTTGAAATTGAGAATGTGCTCCACTTCCCGGTCCATTTCCTCTTGCATGCTCATGAGCATCATCATGTCCACTTCTTCGTTCGAATTCGATGAaccgaagaactcatcttgaaTCAGTTGATCAAGCTCCGTCGGTCCATACTCCTCGCCGTACAAAGCATTGGAATCCATCGTTTCCCCTAAATATTTGACCAACAAATCCGGTCAGACATTTTGTCGAACACATCCGGCGCACAACCAGAGAGTTGCCGGACGTATTGTGGTGTCTTCTGGGCCGACGACGACGTCTTGCGCGGAGAGGTCGGGAGAGATGATCCCTCTGACCGAGCGGCCAACATGGCAGAGACTACTAGGTGACGGAGCTGTGAGACGGACGACGCGTGAAGGAAGAAGAGATGAAAACATGAAATGAATCTGGCAGTTCTATGGGGTGGATTTGGTGCAATTTGTGGTAGGGTCGAAATGTCGGGTCCGACCTGACGGGCATGCCGGGGCGCGCCCGTGCTCCCCCATGTCCGctccatatttgggctggatgTGAGGGGTGCCGGTCAGCCTAGGCGTTTGAGGCCCGTTTGAGGGGTCTGTGTGGGTCGCTTTTTCGTGACCATTCAGTGACCAGTCAGCCTGCCCGGACGTTTGAGGAGGGTTTTAGAGATCCGTCTGTAGATGCTCTTAAGAATTAAGTGAACTGTCATCGATGTAGAGAAGCCCATACCCCAATAACCCATGTACGGTTGGGGCCGAGTATTAGTGTTTTACCACAGGCCAGTGTCTAATCCATCAGATCCATCGACTAATATATAAACCAACATATGTGTGTGTGCTGCACTTCTGTCTGGGCAATCGCCGCCGTCGCCATTACGATGACTACTTCAATTTCACAAAAGAacttcaaattaaattgatgtaaACAGTTCTTATGTTCGGTACCAACATTTGTTTTATGTGCGACATTTAGTATCGGATGATCGACGTGCATGGCTTTGCATGGATTTGAGAGTCCGTATATGAGGTATGTGGATGCACAGAGTGAAATATGATGGGCATCAGTATGCGTCCGCGGGTGTGCTCGGGCGCGTCCACGGACGTATAGGGAGGCAGATTTGCCGAGtccagctgtagatgctctaacataTGGGCTAATTACGCAATTAGTTGCAGCCATTAGACATATACAGTACATACTACCTATGAATCATTGAGGGGGCGGGAGATTGGCAGGGGTATGACCCCTGCTCGCCCCTCCGTGTCTCCGCCCGTGGATGTGTTGGTTCCAATTCTCAATTATTGTCTACATATGTGTTATGTGTCTAATTTAGAAATTCAAATGATTGCAAGTGTCAAAATCAGGGCTCCAAGGATCCAAAGAGGTTCGAACTCTGAGGTGCACTGATTCCCCCGCCCTACTCTACCTCGCAACCTCATTCGGgtcaccttgcggtgtaaaatcctactcctgcttgtgtggATTGATCGAGGGTGAGACAGAGTACAAAGATGGGTTCTCGCTCGCTTCGAGTCGATCCCCCTCTACGGCAGCAGTTTGCCCTCTATTATACTGGCCCCGGTCATCTTCCCCCGAAAACACAAGATGGGAATGGTTGCCACaactgcaaattcgaaggaggacATGACTGCAGCTTATCCtgacaaaagtagtcttcgcgtgcaaaagccTCCTGTCGTGACGTGCTGGTGGGATCGGGGATGACCTCCATCCTGGCGAACCCCCAGGTTTGTTCCTCTTGCACCAAACGTgaaacctttgaagattgctttgGGAATCGACGAACTGGCCCTGATTCCTTAGCACAAAAGAGGAAAGCCTCCTCATTCGTGTTTGGTGGCATGGTTCCTAGCTCCGCTCGGCATGGCGTGCGTCACCCACGTGAATATGCAGGATTGCGCGACGCCGTCGGGCTACCCTTGATTATTCCGCCCCACGAGGTCCTCGGGGGCAGCCTTGAAAGGAGACCTCACGAGGGGGACTTCGCATGGTTCGTGAAGATGCTTGTTGACATGCGCCTCGCGAGGCAGCCCGTGAAGTCCAATGGTGGACCGTGTTAGACCCATGGCATGTGTCGCGTCTTGGGCCGTAGACAGACGGGCCTAGCCAACCCCAGTCCCACGGGCCCGACATCAGGTTCTCTAACCGATAGCAGGTTCTCTAAAAGGATGAATTCCAGCTACATCGTGCTTGGTTTGTTTCGTTATTCCAATTGAATCTGTTGGTATCCGTGTTCTTCAATTAGTTCTTCTCTGTTCTTCCCCCAATTCACCTCCATCAAGTATATAATTTATTTATTGATGTTTTTCCACTCCAACTAAAGACATGTGCTTTGAGTTGACCAATTTGACCTTTCTGCTGGGTTGGGTTCTCCCTTGCATCTCCAATGGCTAAAGGTCAGGTTAGTATCCATCATAGTTCATACAGAGATGGCATCTCGTTTACAGGTTCTGTTTCGATGCACAGGTATTCTCCATTCATGGTCCACATTACAACGGACGAAGTTTCACGACCTTTTTACGGAGGCTTCTGTGCGACTGAAGAATGTGGCGAGGGATATTTTTATCCCAAATGGATGGCAGCGTGATCTCCGGATAGGTCATCCATAAGCGACGACGATTTACATTTACATGATTGTATTACGtctgttgttgttttatttttcGTATTTTTTGATTATGGATGCGTACATCTTAGTCATGCAGAGGCCGGTGTAATGGTTAAAACTTTTTAAGTACTAAAAGCCCTTTATGAAAAAAAAATTTGGAGTCACTCCTTCTGTTTATCATGTTATTAGACAATAAACTGAGATATGCTTGCACAGACTCTAACTGATGGTATTCATCTATATGACATGCATCAGCAATGCGTATTGAATTTGAAGAAATTTTGAGTACATGTACAGGTGAGTTTATGAAAGTCACTGTCAAGAGGCATATATGATGTAGCAACGTCAAAGCAAGTTAATTACCCATCCTGACCATGAACCAATATTCTCTCAAATGCTTGATAATTAGGTTGAACGGCAGCATACTTGAAAAACAAACACTGACTTAGTCGGAGATCTTTATTTGACCATGTATTTGTTGTGACAATAGGGGTTCCATTCCCTCTAAACTTCTGTGGTGCATCAAGTGTATACATGTAGCACTTAGCATTTTGCGGTGATTGTGAAGCTTATGGAAAATACACATCTTGATACTATATGTAAGCGCTTTGTGCTCTTCACATGGGTAAAGTTTCCCCTCGGGCAACTTCGTGGGATAAGATTAGGGTATTGTGCCATACTGTTTCAAGTGAATTGAAGTAGATAAGATAAGTTATCTCGGGGACGTAAAGACCAGAAAAGCCACATATGTTCTTAAATCAAGTAAAGTACTccccgtcctaaaataagtgtcttaagcttaatacaattttgtactagagctagtataaagttgagacaatcCTTGAGTAGGAATTATGCATCTCCAACAACTATTTTTGTCAGCATGCCCTAGACGTAAATCAGTTTTCTGAAGCCACCCCTCAAAAATAAGTTGCCTGAAGCCATGTACAGTACAACAATGTGGTGTTTTTCAACCATTTTTGCAAAACAGTACGGAGTTATCCTTACTGCAGTACCTCATGGTCTAAGACATGATCTACTGCCAGCACTCTCGCTGGGATGTACTGCACAACATACTTCAACATGATGCTCCGGTCGATTTCCCTATATTTCATGTCAATTTATGTATGATCATTCTTGCACCAAACAATTAAATTGTCCTGATATCCACTCATTCCAAAAATTGTACATACATGTGATGTGATTGATGCTGGTTGTGGTCGATTGAGATCTTGAAGCCTGGTACTGGGATTTTTTTAGATCGGCAGCTCGCCGCTGTCCCCTTCGCGCCCACGACTCCCTGTACTGTGCTACTAGGAAGCTGGTTGTGCCCAGCCGTCTGGAACTCCTCATGTTCACTATGTCATTTTTCTTTTGTCTCACTCAGTCATGTAAGTAAAACTTAGTTTCGATGTCTCAAGGTACATCCAAGTTCACATTTTATTTTAGGAAACCATGTGCATCAGAGGGCATAACTCCCCATGATGCATGGAAATGAAAATAGAGCGCCCAAAAAACTGTACCATGAACACATTCCTAACCACTTATGCGGATTAATTGTCTATTTCTAACTGCATTGAAGTGTTGTCCTCTTCTCAGGCAATATAAATTTTGATTATGTGCTACTTGTTCAGTGTGACTTCATGTTCATTCTTCTCCATGGCTTTTTTTTAGCTTATAGCTTGGTTAAAATTCCTGCCATGTTATTTTATCACAACATTCCCATATCTAATAATATTCAAATGGTCCTAATATATTTGCAATAATTTCCTGGACTACCTTGGTAAAGTATCAGTTTATTGCTTTTAAAAGACACCTCCTGGATATGTGCATGTGGATTTTTATACTCTCTATGATTAATATTGCAACCACAACTATTATCACCTAGCACTCCGATCAATCATACCTAGTATGCAATGTGGGCTTTAATGTTCATTTCTAAGCCCATCAGACCTAGGAAAGAAGTCCTTCCCTACAATTCTTTACCACTTCATTTTTTCATGTATCTAAATATTTGAAAATCATATCCCTTTATCGTAAAAATAAACGGGCACAGCAACACGCGCTATCAATGATCTAGTTTGTATTCAAGCCTCCACCTTTAGCTCTGTCATGTATAGCTCTTGTAACAGGGAGGTGAATTGTTAGCTAGAGAAGCTGATGCTGATCCTGCTCTTGATGACAATGTAACCACTATTTAGGGAGCAATAAAGCAGCCATCATGACATTCCTTAAAAAGATGGTAATCTTACAATTTTGGTTTACTAAATAGACCCTGGTAGCCCACAAATGATTCCAACACACCCTCCGTTTGATCACTAACAAAACCATTACAAGATACCATTTTTCCCTTTAACTTACATAGCAGAAAGAGATTGTGATCTGTAACAGAGGTACCACCATACAACCGCTATATGTTTACTAGAATCACTCGAAGAATCCTATACCTCTGAAATTGGATATACCACAACGGAAGTTATCTACATGTGTGGAAACTTCGTAACATATATTAGGTATACAAATATACAACAGTCTAGAAATGTAAATTCATAATGTCCACTTCATATGCCACTGTGCACTACGCGCAACCTACAAGCTGACAAGTTAAAGCATGCTTCCCTATGGATAAACCAGGAGGGGTAAGAAGTATACTCACTCATTACACTGGTGCCGCCTGATTAACTAGTCAGTGATGGGGATGGCATTTCCCAGTGAAGCATTTGCTCGACAATCACATGGAGCAAGGCTTGCGAGTTTGTCCATTGCAAGCTTCATGATTTTGGTATTCCCATTTTGTTTGGCAGCAGAACAAAGTAAACTCCAGGCTGAAGCACTAGATTCCGAAGGGACCACGCTATCAATGAAATGCTCTGCTTCCTTGAACATACCAGCATGACCCAACACCTCAATCATATGGGAGTAATGACCATCTGAAGGTTCTATTTTGTAAACCTCCGTCATGGACACAAAGAACTGGAAGGCTTCACTTACAAGGCCGATTTCTGCACAGGCCTTCAGCACAGATAAGAATGCAATCGAAGTTGGTATTTTCTTTCTTCTTAACATCTGGGCAAGGAAGTCAATGGCTGTTTCTGGACAGCCATTTTCTAGATGAGCTATGATTATTGAGGTCCAAGTAGACGCACTCTTGTCAGACATATATCTGAAGGCATCCAATGCATGTTTGAGACTGCCGCAATTAGAGTACATGTCAATAAGATGATTGCTGATGCATGGTTCAGACGCAAGGCCACGCTTTGTAAGGTAGGCATGTGCTTGAAGCCCTTCACAAAGGAGTTCCAATTTTCCACAAGAATTCAAGATGTGTAATGCAGTTGGGTAATCAAGAACCCCACCAGAACGTTGGATAACAAACAAAAGGTTAAGTACTCCAATGTGATCATCACCttgagcaaaatctttaaccagcGCTTCCCAAGAAATCTCACGGTTTGAGAGTGATAAGCACAGGTTAAGGGCCTGCTTGAACTGTCGTTCTCTTAAGTAAAAGCTTATAAGACTTTTCACAACAGAAGCATTGGTTCCATAACCAGTTCTGATGGAGTTGCCATGGATCTCCATGCCACCTACGACATCCCCAAGAGCCATGCATGCTGCAAGTACAGAGGTATAAGTGAACTCATTAGGTTGCACATGCTCCAACTGCATCCTTCTAAACAAATGCACTGCCCTTTCAAATTGACCATTCAAGCAGTTGCCTGAGATTACTGCAGACCATGCGGCTGTACCTGGATCCTTGGTTCTTGAAAAGAGAATATGTGATTCATCCACAGAACCGCATTTAGCATACATGTCGACCAGTGAACTAGTGACAAAGGGATCTGAATTCATGTTGAACTTCAGAACGTTGGTGTGTAACATCCTTCCCGTTGCTAAA
This genomic stretch from Hordeum vulgare subsp. vulgare chromosome 6H, MorexV3_pseudomolecules_assembly, whole genome shotgun sequence harbors:
- the LOC123402105 gene encoding pentatricopeptide repeat-containing protein At3g53360, mitochondrial-like, translating into MALPSPLLPRSSSIGRGVTKVSPYKSVENIPDASTAPSATAQHSLLRAHTRAGRMQPARQVFEAMPPRDRSLVVWTAIMSGYATHGPASEALVLLLRMMERSLRPDGFVFSVVLRACAAVGNLRFGRQVHCAAAKMGYVDSDLFVANGLLTMYASCQSLGCAEKVFDGIGAPDLVSWTSMLSGYTENGCHTEALMLFVEIFHASIGCDAFTLSVALRAASSLANRTLGHQLHCCIIKSGFSKSGFLENCLIEFYGRSRELQLMQKVFHGMHDKNLVSSNSIIQCYADNMCDEQALSHFRAMMFECSECDEFTLGSILHVVTRGGAFDYGREIHGYLIRAGLDSDKHVMSALMDMYVNWATLHKGQCVLPLRMLRYYLLVQGKLDQFIVATSLRLCAFDQDLATGRMLHTNVLKFNMNSDPFVTSSLVDMYAKCGSVDESHILFSRTKDPGTAAWSAVISGNCLNGQFERAVHLFRRMQLEHVQPNEFTYTSVLAACMALGDVVGGMEIHGNSIRTGYGTNASVVKSLISFYLRERQFKQALNLCLSLSNREISWEALVKDFAQGDDHIGVLNLLFVIQRSGGVLDYPTALHILNSCGKLELLCEGLQAHAYLTKRGLASEPCISNHLIDMYSNCGSLKHALDAFRYMSDKSASTWTSIIIAHLENGCPETAIDFLAQMLRRKKIPTSIAFLSVLKACAEIGLVSEAFQFFVSMTEVYKIEPSDGHYSHMIEVLGHAGMFKEAEHFIDSVVPSESSASAWSLLCSAAKQNGNTKIMKLAMDKLASLAPCDCRANASLGNAIPITD